One Curtobacterium sp. MCLR17_007 DNA window includes the following coding sequences:
- the rpsI gene encoding 30S ribosomal protein S9, with protein sequence MAQIADSLDQTPESFTTESAPAAAEAAPRQILNVSGGAVGRRKEAIARVRLVPGSGTFVVNGRTLEDYFPNKLHQQLINDPFKVLELLGSYDVTARITGGGPSGQAGALRLAIARTLNEIDRENNRATLKKAGFLTRDARVIERKKAGLKKARKASQFSKR encoded by the coding sequence ATGGCTCAGATCGCTGACTCCCTCGACCAGACCCCCGAGAGCTTCACCACGGAGAGCGCACCCGCCGCTGCCGAGGCCGCTCCCCGTCAGATCCTCAACGTCTCCGGCGGTGCCGTCGGCCGCCGCAAGGAAGCAATCGCGCGCGTCCGGCTGGTCCCGGGCTCCGGCACGTTCGTCGTGAACGGCCGCACGCTCGAGGACTACTTCCCGAACAAGCTGCACCAGCAGCTCATCAACGACCCGTTCAAGGTGCTCGAGCTCCTCGGCTCCTACGACGTGACCGCCCGCATCACGGGTGGCGGCCCCTCGGGCCAGGCCGGCGCGCTCCGCCTGGCCATCGCGCGCACGCTGAACGAGATCGACCGCGAGAACAACCGCGCCACCCTCAAGAAGGCCGGCTTCCTCACCCGTGACGCCCGCGTCATCGAGCGCAAGAAGGCCGGTCTCAAGAAGGCCCGCAAGGCGTCGCAGTTCTCGAAGCGCTAG
- the glmM gene encoding phosphoglucosamine mutase, producing MPRLFGTDGVRGLANGELTAALALGLAQASAAVLTHGHHADARRASGRPRPRAVLARDPRVSGEFLGAAVAAGLASAGVDVLDAGVIPTPAAAFLVADIDADFGVMISASHNPAPDNGIKFFATGGKKLPDEVEDRIEAAMHDQSAPTPTGIGVGRITRFADAEDRYVVHLLATLPYRLDGIHVVLDCANGAAAGVSPEVFVNAGARVTLIGADPDGWNINDGVGSTHIDNLARAVLEAGADVGIAHDGDADRCLAVDARGNAIDGDQIMAILALSLQERGHLVSDTLVATIMSNLGLKRAMADAGITVVEAGVGDRYVLEKMNEGGYSLGGEQSGHIIFQEYATTGDGILTGLHLVAEMARTGKTLQELAACMTVFPQVLLNVKGVDRHGLADQGVQDAVAAASAALGDTGRVLLRPSGTEPVVRVMVEAASQEDAQRIAEELAAVVEDRLALDAA from the coding sequence ATGCCGCGTCTCTTCGGAACCGACGGCGTTCGTGGCCTCGCCAACGGCGAGTTGACGGCCGCGCTCGCACTGGGCCTTGCCCAGGCGAGCGCGGCCGTGCTCACGCACGGACACCATGCGGACGCCCGTCGGGCGTCCGGTCGACCGCGCCCTCGCGCGGTCCTGGCGCGCGACCCGCGCGTCTCTGGCGAGTTCCTCGGCGCTGCTGTGGCAGCCGGGCTCGCCTCCGCCGGGGTCGACGTGCTCGACGCCGGCGTCATCCCCACCCCCGCCGCCGCGTTCCTGGTCGCGGACATCGACGCCGACTTCGGCGTGATGATCTCCGCGTCGCACAACCCGGCCCCCGACAACGGGATCAAGTTCTTCGCCACGGGTGGCAAGAAGCTCCCCGACGAGGTCGAGGACCGCATCGAAGCGGCGATGCACGACCAGTCGGCACCCACGCCCACGGGCATCGGCGTCGGGCGGATCACCCGCTTCGCGGACGCCGAGGACCGCTACGTCGTGCACCTGCTGGCGACGCTCCCGTACCGGCTCGACGGCATCCACGTGGTGCTCGACTGTGCCAACGGGGCCGCCGCGGGTGTCTCGCCCGAGGTCTTCGTGAACGCCGGTGCCCGGGTCACCCTGATCGGGGCCGACCCGGACGGCTGGAACATCAACGACGGTGTCGGGTCGACCCACATCGACAACCTGGCTCGTGCCGTGCTCGAAGCCGGCGCCGACGTCGGGATCGCCCATGACGGCGACGCCGACCGCTGCCTGGCCGTCGACGCCCGGGGCAACGCGATCGACGGTGACCAGATCATGGCGATCCTGGCGCTGTCGTTGCAGGAACGCGGACACCTGGTGTCCGACACGCTCGTCGCGACGATCATGTCGAACCTCGGACTGAAGCGGGCAATGGCCGACGCGGGGATCACCGTCGTCGAAGCTGGCGTCGGTGACCGGTACGTGCTCGAGAAGATGAACGAGGGCGGCTACTCGCTCGGTGGCGAGCAGTCCGGCCACATCATCTTCCAGGAGTACGCGACCACCGGCGACGGCATCCTCACCGGGCTGCACCTGGTCGCCGAGATGGCCCGGACGGGCAAGACCCTGCAAGAGCTCGCCGCGTGCATGACCGTGTTCCCGCAGGTGCTCCTCAACGTCAAGGGCGTGGACCGGCACGGGCTGGCCGACCAGGGCGTGCAGGACGCCGTCGCTGCCGCCTCGGCAGCGCTCGGTGACACCGGCCGCGTGCTGCTGCGCCCCTCGGGCACCGAGCCTGTCGTGCGCGTGATGGTCGAGGCCGCCTCGCAGGAGGACGCGCAGCGCATCGCTGAGGAGCTCGCCGCCGTCGTCGAGGACCGTCTGGCGCTCGACGCGGCGTAG